From Alloacidobacterium dinghuense:
GCAGCGGTCAAATGGAGTCTACTCCAACACTCCTGAGACCGATCTTTTTCTCGACCGGAATAAGCCGGGCTATCTCGGCGGCATCCTCGAGATGGCGAACGCGCGTCTCTACGGCTTCTGGAACCACCTCACCGAAGCGCTCCGCACCGGACGGCCGCAAAACGAAGCCAGGGACAACAGCGGTGAATCCCCATTTGGCGCGCTGTATGCCGACCCCGCCCGCCTCAAGTCATTTCTCGCCGCCATGTCAGGCATCAGCCACGGTGCCAACGTCGCCATCGCGAACAAGGTTCCCTGGGCTAACTACAAGACATTTGCCGATGTGGGAACCGCGCAAGGAGATCTCGCCGTTCAGATCGCCCTCGCCAATCCTCATCTCAAGGGAATTGGATTCGACCTCGCGCAGGTAGGCCCAACCTTTGAAGAATATGCCGAAGCCAACGGAGTCCACGACCGCCTTACCTTCCAGCCGGGAGACTTCTTCACCGAAGTTCTGCCGAAAGTCGACGTCATCACCATGGGCCATATCCTGCATGACTGGGATCTCGAAGAGAAAAAAATGCTCATCGGCAAGGCATACGATGCCCTCAATCCCGGTGGAGCGCTGGTTGTCTACGATGCGATCATCGATGATGACCGGTCAAGGAATGCCTTCGGCCTGCTGATGAGCCTGAACATGCTGATTGAGACCAGTGGAGGATTCGACTACACCGGCGCTGAGTGCATTGAGTGGATGAAAGCCGCAGGCTTCCGTGATGCCTATGTAGAACACCTGGTAGGTCCAGACTCGATGGTCGTCGGCTTCAAATAGCTAGTCGGCAATATGCCGGGTGCCCCTTCAAGCCTTCTTTTGGCTTGGGTGGGTAGATTAGCTCGCTGGCAGTGTCGATCCTTCAGAAAAGCAAAAATTATCAAAACAAAAAGAGGCGCAAAGCGCCTTCAGGTAGAAGCCGGGGACTTTAGTCTCCGGAATAAACCGTCGCCGCAGGCGACCGCCTCACTGCCGTAGGCGGGAGTGGAGGCAAAGCCGAAACGGCTAGGACTTACCTCACCAGAAAGGACAACATCATCCGCGCCATCTTCGCTTTGATGTTCGCTTTGAAAGAAAAGAAAGAATGGCTTGAGCCTCTCTGCGAATGCGTAGCAGACGAGAGTCTGAGGACACGTTCAGCGTTCCGATACGCAAGCTTCTCTCTGTCCTCGTTGGATAGCTGGGCCTTCCTGAGAAAATCCACGCCCTCGAAATTGTCACCGAAGGGATCATCGACCGAGAACAGGACGTTATCGATTCCGAGCTCTGCAACCGCGCACTGCAGAGCCGCCTGATCGAAAAAGCCGCTCGTCGTAATGAAGACATTTGCGCGCATGTAACAGAGCAGACTCTTCTGCATGCCCTTCTGTTCTTTCAGAAGCCAGTTGCCCATCGTAATCGCGGCATTGACGCGCTTGAGGGTAAACGGAATCAATTCGCCCATGTGCCCAACGATGAT
This genomic window contains:
- a CDS encoding methyltransferase, which gives rise to MNSQAGSATPDHIMQIGLGFWASKVLLSAVEMGVFTELAHGPEQFDNLAGRLGLHHRSSRDYLDALVALGFLQRSNGVYSNTPETDLFLDRNKPGYLGGILEMANARLYGFWNHLTEALRTGRPQNEARDNSGESPFGALYADPARLKSFLAAMSGISHGANVAIANKVPWANYKTFADVGTAQGDLAVQIALANPHLKGIGFDLAQVGPTFEEYAEANGVHDRLTFQPGDFFTEVLPKVDVITMGHILHDWDLEEKKMLIGKAYDALNPGGALVVYDAIIDDDRSRNAFGLLMSLNMLIETSGGFDYTGAECIEWMKAAGFRDAYVEHLVGPDSMVVGFK